One Gossypium hirsutum isolate 1008001.06 chromosome A11, Gossypium_hirsutum_v2.1, whole genome shotgun sequence genomic window carries:
- the LOC107905388 gene encoding agamous-like MADS-box protein AGL81: MARRKLKMKLIEKEKARAATLKKRLQSLKKKAHEFSTLCDVEACMIVFEPELKDSPSRVEVWPSDPVQVETIIGRYNTMATSGSQKKTFSISNFFDMCRRQARDEVAQVCKANFKAKFPTWDDRIDNFSPEHIASCLTKLDSNIEVVKRKIMLMKGDDEQKLLRSESRTLGGFGARSTLSSSDNYIPAAALHLWNRNLLDNNIQTHTPLEIVNHFDHIQDIPRKNSEFGVIRDQPPLPTRPLDMQLPSFSPADEALVKLSLSLNPIEKSLRMSMMNDLGFGVRSGIASSSKNSFPNNAMYNPPPSYSICHDPRFRMPSNDVMFDSASIPVLHDPRSNGMQNNVMLKEPKSASETCFYAPSMRPEVATYNQQQLMMPHVFSQMPPPEFTDFYHDINQHEMINKKQRF, from the coding sequence ATGGCTCGTAGAAAACTGAAAATGAAACTTATAGAGAAGGAGAAGGCTCGAGCTGCAACGCTTAAGAAGCGATTGCAGAGCTTGAAAAAAAAGGCTCATGAATTCTCCACCCTTTGTGATGTGGAGGCATGCATGATCGTCTTCGAACCCGAATTGAAGGACAGTCCTTCTAGGGTTGAAGTTTGGCCTTCGGATCCTGTTCAAGTTGAGACCATCATTGGCAGATACAACACTATGGCTACTTCGGGTTCCCAAAAGAAGACTTTTAGTATTTCCAATTTCTTCGACATGTGCCGGAGACAAGCTCGCGACGAAGTCGCACAAGTCTGCAAGGCTAATTTCAAGGCCAAGTTTCCAACATGGGATGATCGTATCGACAATTTCTCCCCTGAGCATATTGCGTCGTGTCTTACTAAACTTGATTCGAACATTGAAGTTGTTAAGAGGAAGATCATGTTGATGAAGGGAGATGATGAGCAGAAGTTGTTGCGATCTGAATCGAGGACGCTAGGTGGTTTTGGTGCTCGATCGACACTGAGTTCTTCTGATAATTACATCCCTGCTGCAGCCTTACATCTTTGGAATCGAAACCTTTTGGATAATAACATTCAAACTCATACCCCTTTGGAGATTGTTAACCATTTTGATCACATCCAAGACATTCCTCGAAAGAACTCGGAGTTCGGAGTTATCAGAGATCAGCCTCCTCTTCCTACTAGACCTCTTGACATGCAACTACCTTCCTTTTCCCCTGCTGATGAGGCATTGGTGAAGCTTTCCCTCAGCTTGAATCCCATTGAGAAATCATTAAGGATGTCGATGATGAATGATCTTGGTTTTGGAGTTCGATCAGGAATTGCATCTAGCAGCAAAAACAGTTTTCCGAACAATGCTATGTACAATCCTCCGCCATCGTATTCCATATGTCACGATCCAAGATTCAGGATGCCAAGCAATGATGTAATGTTCGATTCAGCATCAATTCCGGTTCTTCATGATCCGAGGTCAAATGGCATGCAAAACAATGTGATGTTGAAGGAGCCTAAGTCAGCATCGGAAACTTGCTTTTATGCTCCATCGATGCGACCCGAGGTAGCTACGTATAACCAGCAACAGTTGATGATGCCGCATGTGTTTTCGCAAATGCCTCCTCCTGAGTTCACTGATTTCTACCATGACATCAATCAGCATGAGATGATCAACAAGAAACAAAGGTTCTAG